In Schizosaccharomyces osmophilus chromosome 2, complete sequence, the following proteins share a genomic window:
- the meu7 gene encoding alpha-amylase-like protein Aah4 — protein MKLSLKNLGLSIGLVSGVVSPVLALGAEDWKKQSIYSVLTDRFATKDVVPRCNIRLQEYCGGDWSGIQDHLDYIQELGFTALLLSPVAEVVENTEKSNLCKGYQGYSYRLNTRFGTEKELRELSDALHMRGMNLMVDVVINHLDLHEVGEIIDEEYDSSDEEDNDDENCVVLDDEDSTDEDDSIPCEECSFPDHNDEDSTDEDDSIPCEECSLPDHNDEDSTDEDDSIPCEECSLPDHNDEDSTDEDDSIPCEECSFPDHNDEDSTDEDDSIPCEECSLPDHNDEDSTDEDDSIPCEECSLPDHNDEDSTDEDDSIPCEECSLPDHNKNLIFIKEALKEYIHSFVKDFKVDGIRIGSANHFPKEYLPEFCEAAGVYCMAESLSQDAIEICDGQNSIEGLMNHPVEDAARVAFLSSNLDGMINLADAMTDIRGLCRDPLSLANFVETPYLSRMASITSDPAALKNAIAFLLMGDGIPIMYYGQELALRGTTDPYTRPVFWEKGFPKKNPYYYFTSVVNNFRNAMFKSDSGETFLTSQSDISIVDGRVMLLQRGEVITVLNNLGSFYIRFHYTVSALEHKWIDIITCKTVPVEDNRQVFIIRNGDPMILYPEYKSYELGICPSPSIPTEDRFFATPVSDPSSSFSSTLPDPEGPQASKATEPKQSANSIIIALFVSLIMIL, from the coding sequence ATGAAGTTGTCATTAAAGAATTTGGGATTGTCAATCGGACTCGTGTCGGGTGTTGTGTCCCCGGTCCTAGCATTAGGTGCTGaagattggaaaaagcaatctATATACTCTGTTTTAACCGATCGATTTGCTACAAAGGACGTAGTTCCTCGTTGCAACATTCGTTTGCAAGAGTACTGTGGAGGAGACTGGAGTGGAATACAAGATCATCTTGACTATATCCAGGAACTGGGCTTCACAGcacttttactttctcCTGTCGCAGAAGTGGTTGAAAATACTGAGAAATCGAATTTGTGTAAAGGTTACCAAGGATATTCGTATCGCCTCAATACCCGTTTTGGCACCGAAAAAGAGTTACGAGAGCTTTCTGATGCACTTCATATGCGTGGCATGAACTTGATGGTTGATGTGGTAATTAATCATTTGGATCTCCATGAAGTAGGTGAGATAATTGACGAGGAATATGATTCTTCTGACGAAGAAGACAATGATGATGAGAATTGCGTTGTACTTGACGATGAAGATTCAACTGATGAAGACGACTCAATTCCTTGTGAAGAATGCAGCTTTCCGGACCACAACGATGAAGATTCAACTGATGAAGACGACTCAATTCCTTGTGAAGAATGCAGCTTGCCTGACCACAACGATGAAGATTCAACTGATGAGGACGACTCAATTCCTTGTGAAGAATGCAGCTTGCCTGACCACAACGATGAAGATTCAACTGATGAGGACGACTCAATTCCTTGTGAAGAATGCAGCTTTCCGGACCACAACGATGAAGATTCAACTGATGAAGACGACTCAATTCCTTGTGAAGAATGCAGCTTGCCTGACCACAACGATGAAGATTCAACTGATGAGGACGACTCAATTCCTTGTGAAGAATGCAGCTTGCCGGACCACAACGATGAAGATTCAACTGATGAGGACGACTCAATTCCTTGTGAAGAATGCAGCTTGCCTGACCACAATAAAAATCTGATTTTTATTAAGGAAGCATTAAAGGAATATATACACTCATTTGTGAAGGACTTCAAGGTCGATGGAATTCGTATTGGCTCAGCAAATCATTTTCCCAAAGAATATCTACCAGAGTTTTGTGAAGCAGCTGGAGTGTATTGCATGGCGGAGTCATTGTCGCAAGATGCAATTGAAATTTGCGATGGACAAAACTCGATTGAAGGATTGATGAATCATCCGGTTGAGGATGCAGCCAGAGtggcttttctttctagCAACCTCGATGGAATGATCAATTTGGCTGATGCAATGACAGATATCCGTGGTCTTTGTCGTGACCCTCTATCTTTGGCAAATTTTGTTGAGACCCCTTACTTATCAAGAATGGCGTCCATCACCAGCGATCCTGCTGCCCTTAAGAATGCGATCGCATTTCTTCTTATGGGTGATGGCATTCCTATAATGTATTATGGTCAAGAGCTTGCATTGAGAGGTACTACTGATCCTTATACTCGGCCAGTTTTTTGGGAAAAAGGCTTTCctaaaaaaaatccttATTACTACTTTACCTCTGTCGTTAACAACTTTCGCAATGCTATGTTTAAAAGTGACAGTGGGGAAACCTTCTTGACTTCTCAATCCGATATTAGCATTGTTGATGGCAGAGTAATGTTGCTTCAGCGTGGAGAAGTAATCACGGTACTTAATAATTTGGGCTCGTTTTATATCCGTTTTCACTATACTGTCTCTGCTCTCGAACACAAGTGGATTGACATTATTACTTGTAAGACTGTTCCCGTGGAAGATAATCGTCAAGTTTTTATAATCCGTAATGGCGATCCTATGATTCTGTACCCCGAATATAAGAGTTATGAACTCGGTATCTGTCCTTCTCCTAGCATTCCTACCGAAGACAGGTTCTTCGCTACTCCAGTTTCAGATCCCTCTTcgtctttttcttcaaccttACCAGACCCAGAGGGCCCTCAGGCCTCCAAAGCAACAGAACCAAAGCAAAGTGCAAACAGTATAATTATTgcattgtttgtttctttgattATGATTTTGTGA
- a CDS encoding mitochondrial ribosomal protein subunit has translation MNFLRIPSAFHGVRCANSQSFFLQCFKSIPSRIQSNHFKCYHTVPEIPERNLNPLFSEHGMKVAWDEHQGHVVKSLNDRVKGTELEDHSMFNIIFQTAVLPEHAATFQFASQAYNNHFFFESLISAEKAKADPKFQLEGNSVIQQAILENFESKEDLLSKIKQLASNTFGAAWIWVVLDDYNRLQVMRTFQAGTPFLWTRSQSNDPHLVPSVPDHSMRPRNYSHVPIFNLCLWDHAYFTDFGLFQREQYIDTWFQSINWSVVENRLKQSLV, from the coding sequence ATGAATTTCTTGAGAATTCCTTCAGCATTTCACGGTGTTCGTTGCGCAAATTCACAATCGTTTTTTTTGCAATGCTTCAAGAGCATACCTAGCAGAATACAGAGTAACCACTTCAAATGCTATCATACGGTACCTGAGATACCTGAAAGGAACCTGAACCCGCTGTTTAGTGAACATGGAATGAAGGTTGCTTGGGACGAGCATCAAGGACACGTCGTAAAGAGCTTGAATGATCGAGTAAAAGGGACCGAGTTGGAGGACCATTCTATGTTTAATATTATCTTCCAAACAGCTGTGCTTCCAGAACATGCAGCTACGTTTCAGTTTGCAAGTCAAGCCTACAAcaatcatttcttttttgagtCCTTAATAAGTGCTGAAAAGGCAAAAGCAGACCCCAAATTTCAACTTGAAGGTAATTCTGTTATTCAGCAAGCTATACTTGAAAATTTTGAGTCAAAAGAGGACTTGCTATCAAAGATCAAGCAACTCGCGTCCAATACATTCGGTGCCGCATGGATTTGGGTTGTCCTCGATGACTATAACAGACTACAGGTGATGCGGACATTCCAGGCAGGAACACCTTTTCTGTGGACAAGATCGCAATCCAATGATCCACATCTCGTTCCTTCTGTTCCTGATCACAGCATGAGACCACGAAACTACTCCCATGTTCCAATTTTCAACCTTTGCCTTTGGGACCATGCTTACTTTACAGACTTTGGTCTCTTTCAACGCGAGCAGTACATTGATACATGGTTCCAAAGTATCAACTGGTCTGTGGTTGAAAATCGGCTTAAGCAATCCTTAGTCTAA
- a CDS encoding plasma membrane basic amino acid transmembrane transporter, whose product MSEHNNPPGTFPNKGAATALAVLGTVCWCVQLIPQAIKNYRAKSTAGLDTLFIFSWVIASVPLSVYNLVQDLNIALKIQPELFQLLSLVTFFQCLIYGEGWSARKSFIVVGALAALSAGLQAMLILTIQLGMRRHVEWPVTLMGVLATILVNIGFLPQYIQIFRQKTVRGISYIFLIIDSAGALLSFISLPFDRWDVLAAIDYGLVFVLEMGIFALVLIFNVILGKKSKAYDENEETQTRDDEEEEEKPKILIRNPTSRSDYTVHPQEKSIHIP is encoded by the coding sequence ATGTCTGAACATAACAATCCTCCAGGTACTTTTCCCAACAAGGGAGCCGCTACAGCGCTTGCTGTCCTTGGCACGGTTTGCTGGTGTGTGCAATTGATTCCCCAAGCCATTAAAAATTATCGTGCAAAATCCACTGCTGGCCTCGATACTCTCTTCATCTTTAGCTGGGTAATTGCGTCGGTCCCCCTTTCCGTCTATAACTTGGTACAGGACCTCAACATTGCACTTAAAATTCAGCCTGAACTCTTTCAATTGCTGTCTTTAGTGACCTTCTTCCAGTGTCTCATCTACGGCGAAGGCTGGTCGGCCCGTAAATCTTTTATCGTCGTCGGTGCTCTTGCTGCTCTTTCCGCTGGTTTACAGGCCATGCTCATTCTTACCATCCAGCTAGGCATGCGTCGCCATGTCGAATGGCCTGTTACATTAATGGGTGTTTTAGCCACCATCCTTGTCAACATTGGCTTTCTTCCTCAGTATATTCAAATTTTCCGCCAGAAGACTGTTCGAGGAATTTCATACATTTTCTTGATCATTGATTCTGCGGGTGCTCTTTTGTCCTTCATATCATTACCTTTTGACCGATGGGATGTGCTAGCTGCCATCGATTATGGTCTCGTCTTTGTTTTAGAGATGGGTATCTTTGCGCTAGTCCTTATATTTAACGTTATCCTTGGCAAGAAGTCCAAGGCGTACgatgaaaacgaagaaactCAAACTAGGgacgatgaagaagaagaggaaaagcCCAAGATCCTTATCCGAAACCCTACTTCGAGATCTGACTACACTGTTCATCCTCAAGAAAAATCGATCCACATCCCTTGA